The genomic interval ggtgcacagcggaaaggaagcgctgtctccaagcagaggatcgcccactggctcattgacaccatagctatggcatatcacgcccagggcatgccacccccggtagggctatgagcccattctaccaggggtgtagcggcctcctgggccctggccagggggtgcctctctaacagacatttgcagagcagcaggctgggcaacacccaacacctttgcaaggttctacaacctccgggtggaacctgtttcgtagtggcatgcaatacaagcgtataagcccgggatagccggccgggtgtatcacttgcacatagcgccttccacctcttttgagctgaagacatgcaccattaattcctagtagtgttcacaaactgtattccctggttgacttcctccgagccctgtggcagttgagttttcggagagactcactgccagcccagtacacatgctaactaagagccctgttctggggtaggtgctccgcatttgtggcggttccctgtaaggtaaccccatacaatgtatatcttccgctaattcgttggAAGGGacaccttgggagggacaccccctgactagacctggcagcccagtcggataatcccccttcttttttagggagtggaaaaaaagaaggggaaaaaaggccaTGACTGGTTtagtctgtctctatcttttgggtagtcaacttgtccccaatgGGCCGTTCGacacataactatgttgggggaggttacgtttcagcctggtgcgctggctatgaggcacacaatggtctgcctgtcacacaccaccagttcatgtaacacagttcagccagttgtggcatttcgtatagggacccctagtgtcactacatcgacacaacatagagtgagtgacagatagggaacgtcttggttacttgcgtaacctccgttccctgatggagggaatgagacgttgtgttcctcctgccacaacgctgaactacctgctgaaatggacggaccttgtcttggctcctcagcataaaacctgaatgagtggttgcataccagctccttttatacccatatgcttacataatcacttagccaggtatcagataactagcacaaagcttCAGAGCTTGGGTCCGGATTTAATTGTCCTTCGGTCCAGATCCGGACCAGGGTCCACCTATTGAGAACCCCtgccctacaccaacccctacccctaaacctcaccatgccatacaaaaattaaccatagttttactaaagtaactaTAGGATCACCAtagtattttgtaataaaatcaaagtaaattaaacatggttactatattaacaacatattattGTTGTAACACCATTGTTCATTGCATCAAAATTAGTTTCCACCTAAAAACATTACTACATATTACTACTGTAAAACCATTTTATCCATATCAAAtacttctctcaactccccgaccttcactgtgaccaaatcactgtgaggaatctcttttatttattatcatattataagaaatattaaaaagagcacctattatggtttttaaacgtgcctaattttgttttaaaggtctcatataatagatttacatgcattcaaggtcaaaaaacactttaatttgctcacaatttaaattgcagcattacttttttttccccagtgtcaaaaacggctcgttcaatgatccattctaaaggtttcattctaaactcctcctttcagagagcctactctgttctgattggtcacatgtcccagtctgttgtgattggtctaccgcttagtgtagtgtttgagggcgggtcaaagctgttcgcgagcagccaatgaagaccagaagcaggttttttgttaccaaattatgtaggttagtacatgaagtaagtctggaattactaacgactcgtttaaggtgttcagaatcggttctttcttttgggagtcaataactccatttgtcgtgcactatgatttttttaaactttgcagacttttttacattcacaaacagctatataacacactatatgaaaggtaatatttgataAACCATAATTGGTTCTCTTTAAGCATAGggacatgggaaaaagtatgacAAGGCAGGATCGGCAGCATTACTACTGTATGTATCCGCTCACTGTCTTAACACTCTGAGCTACTACATCGACACATGAGAATTGTACTTTGTCGTAAACTTGTATGTTTCATTTGACCAGCAGTTTACCCCTAAAAATTTTGTCATGGCTGTCTTCAGCTTGGTTTCAGCAAAGGTGGGCGgggttagtgtaaatagcctttgccaacaagatgggctatttgcacttagtgtaaatagacacgcCATTATTTAAAACACTAATTTTGAGCTTGTTCCTTGCCTCAGACTCTACTGCACATCGTAACCAGTGTTCTATGATCAGGTTGAtatatttttcaaacattttaacaaataattgcaatataAATATGTTTACTTAGAATGATGAAGTTCACAGTCTTGTTTGTCTCTGTAGTTTTACTCTGTAAGAGATATGTTTAAAACCTCTCCAGACTTTAGAAGAACAACTTGAGAAGAGCGGGCAAATTTGCACATATTACACTGCATGTGCTGTTGAGCTCTGAAATGCAAAATTCAAAGATTGGGACACTGTAAGAGAGGGGCACAagctaaagcagtggttctcactGGGGCCCACTTCAGAGAGGGGCACAAGATgtcttaatttaaaataagaattataaaaaataatctaacttaattaaaatgctaataatgctttaaattatgatttttgtctacATTTtctaaacagactctttctgaaacttctagagtCAAAAATTATTCATGATAAATTATGTTAATCAGACACATCTAATTTCAGGGGAGGAGgctttcaaatattgtcttggacagtggtgATGGGCCTAGGagtaaaaaaggttgagaaccacagtGCTAAAAAGTCGAGTTTAGCATGTCGTTTCTTTGGTGCAATCTTCACTACTATTGCAGAGAGTCACAAAATAACTAGTGCATTTCTAAAAGTCTATGTCATAGTAATCTAAAATATTAAGTGGTCATTTTTAGCTTGTTCCCTGATGCCGGCAAACTAAAGCTCCATTGCACGTCATTGCCAACGTTCTCGATATAAGTTTAATAACAAATAGCTGCACCAtaaatattttactttgaatGCTGAAGTTAGCAGTTAATGGATAACTTCAAGATCATTTCTTGATGCTAACTAAAGGCCCAGTTCCGTTCCGTCTCGCGCACAGCTTTGAAAGTATACCTCACGTGGATGAGTGTGAATGGACATGTTCGACACATGCGCAGTACAATTGCTTTGTTATACGCTACCAGACATTAGAGGGCATCAACGAGTCGTGTCATTTACAGGATATCCGCTCTGCaagataaagaagaaaaaaaaacgtgGATCTGCCATTAGAGgaagcaagaacaacaacaactaaaCAATGGAGAAGGATATGTTCTTCAACTACTGCTTGACAGTACAGCCCAACTGTGTGTATTGCCACCTAGTCGACTCTTCTATCTCAACACTCAACCTTGCCCATGTGCATTTGTCCACGCAACGTCTGCGCGGACAGAACAATTTGGCTGCACGCGGACACTGTGCGTGGACAATCCTGATGACGAAAACTACATCACGCGGAGGACTGTGCGTGGACCGTCGCGGAACACGGACAGGCTTAGTATATTTTGGGCTTAACCGAATAATTGCATCAGGCTGTATGGCACGTCGTAACCAACATTTTACGATTAGgctgataaatgttttaaaaacaattaacaaataaGTGCTGTAAATATTTTTACTTACCCTGAATGATGCAGTTCGCTGTTTTGTTTGTTGCTTTTGTGTTGGGAAGAAGCACGTAAACACTTTCTCCATGCTGTCTCGTCGAGAAGCTTCGATGCTCAAAATGGTGGCGCACACTCACAGCTCAGCGTCAATTGCTACAATGCACATGCACTAACTTTGACACGTTACAATGCGCATGCTCCAACCTAGCAACCAACCTGTCATACATGTCAAATTGCAAGTGTAGGTAACAATTACAACTAAGTTCATCTAAGGATTTTTCAAATTAAGTATTTTCAATTGTTAAGTCAACCTTTTCAAGTTTTCTTCTTAACAACTTTTTGAAAGttggattttttacagtgtataaacaCATCGCAATCGGTAGACATAAGTAATATTCGATTAATTAAAGCAtaacaaccaatataagcttcaacaaccctaccagaaaaaaaaaaaaatccaagcaTAATAGctggtaaacaacttcaccaagcagttataaacaaataaatctatTAGGTGATTGATTTCACTCAGCTGCTGTCTTGACTCCTGAAACCTTGACTAATTGACTGAACAGTGAACGGCTGTCGCACTCGCTTCACGCACCACAGCTGgaccttctttctgagcttacgTAAACACGCAAGCGTGAATGACGTATGCCTGCGATTTCGCGCAAAATCCGAACCGAcagctttaaataaaaatcattattgtagacTTACCAAAGTGAATCGGGGGAAGATATCAGGAATCATGGCCCCCAACCACATCCTCCAagtttttgcaataaatgtgttgtgttaatatgcattattaataaaaatggtatatcctttcttatatgctaaaatgagaactttcctggcccatgacttataaaaaaaaatacatcttttgtatattaaaaatatatttatttgtatttttttcgattatttgtcttctttatcttatttatgtatacattttggttggtttatatgtattccaatttttttaataatttgtattcattttatgtttatttttttccttcacctgtacttgtctttaggACTcagtaacctagtttccatccacttttcgcgctattttgttatcgacaaagtgaaaatgtgtaaacattatattgcgaaatttgccgtcttctgcctgtttccattcaaatggccttttatcgataaaaatggtgtgcgtgatgatatcatgcctaaaaaaacactttgtcgcatacgttttggtttagcgctgaagccgtttccatacagaaatgtgtgtttatcgctaattcacctcccagatgtccctaattttttttcctcactgGAAAAAAGGCCATttcaaaaacaagtaaaaaaataatgaatacaaGATGTTTTTTGCttgtaataagtaaaaaaatctgccaatggaacAAGTGAAAATTGGCTTGTCAAGATTTCTTGAAATAAGATGTGATATTTAGGACTTTTGAGATAAAACTGATCTTGAAATTATCTAGGAAAACTCATTTTGAGCTATATTGTACTAGTATTAGGAAGTGTTGTATTTCATAATAAGCCTGTAATGCTCAAAAGTAGCATTTTGTCCCTCAAAATTAGctttttgtttttcactgttCATGTCATCCTCTTTATTTCAAGTGTATTTAACTTATTGGTAAGTGACACCATTCTAGATTTAAGACCATCACCAACTTAAAATAAGATTAGAAAGTGATATTTAAGCATTTTAGGATAAAATATGTCTTGAAGTTAGCTGGAAATACTCATTATGCATTTGTTACTCGTATTAGTGCCATATCATTCTGGTCATCCTCTTCATTTCAATTCAAGTGTATTTCACTTATTGCAAGCTCTACAATAGTGATACGGTTCTAGATTTAAGACAATCACCTACTTCAATGAAAACAAGTATTGcattaaacaaacaaatgttttattttctcttcatacatttttttttacctctttctACCTCTGTGGAATGCAGGAGTAAACATACACTTCTGACAGTCTAGTGCATTACATGGAGACACCTTCACAGCAGTGTATGACTGGAGCACCAGTCAATATGTTTTGGCTCACAGTGTGTATGGgactgtaataaaataaaaacagaacatgCCAAATATGTGTAACATTGTGGGTTAAAGTCAGACACAGTCATCTGACATGTGTACCCTCAGTACACTTACAAAGTGCTTATTATGGTAACTTTCAAATTACAGGTCTTGGGCTAACATTAACATTGGGCTAACTTGGTTAAATAGCAACATAGAACATCTGAACAATGTGTCTCAATACATCAACAAAGTGCTTATTATTGCAACATTAACATTGGGCTACCTTGGCTAAATTCCAAACAAGAATCAATGGCAATGGctttatttgccaacaaaagctttcCAGTCGGCCATGCCCTTCTTGAAAGATGGTGTGAGGTCTTGCTCATGGATTGTGTCCAAGAGGACCTCCGTTTGTATGACAGAAAGCAAAGTGGCTACACACTTGGGGTAAGTAAGGTGTAGGGCATAATAGTAGGCCATAAGGTATAAAGCACCCTCTGTAACCTTGTCTTTTGGGAATGTAGTTATCGGCACATCTCCTACAGCCAGGAGGCAGTTGGACGAACTCACAATCAGGACTGGACAGGAGAGAGGGCGCTTCTTCAAGTAGGCATTGGGTTCTTCGTTTTCCTTAAACACACAACACAGACATCCTTCTATCAGGATAAAGCACTTTTGTTTAAATGATTCATTTCGGTATTTTTCAACTTAAGCCATTCAGAAGTTTGTTTACAATCAAATAACTTTCCAAAACAAAATTTTGACGAAAGGCGCAGTACTGAGAAAGTTACAGCTGAAGTTGCTGCTTTTGACTGTCCCCAATGCATTTCCTGTTCACAAACGATCTAAACCTGCCAAAACACTGAAATCATATAAAGAATATCAAAATGTGTATGTGGATCTGCTGTACAAAATTGTATTGCTAAACACACTGTATTTGAATTTATAGAAATGTATTTAGATTTGTTGGGCTAGCCAATACTAGGCTAGTCTTGTTAGGTCTTCACTAGTTCTATACAACCTGTTATTAACCATGTAGTGCATCCATTtttgtacatactgtaatatTGAGAGCTACACACATCTTACCATTTAAAATCCTGTTTCCAAAAACAAATGTCTGGGGTATCTCTGAAGGCTTAGAAcatatgtgactaggaaatacaTTGGGAGCAATTAAAACCAGCATCTTAAGCTATAACTTTGGACAGTCTAAATTATTCTGTAATATTTTACACAGCTCACCTCGAGGACATGCACCAGAGCCTCACTCGCATCTCGTATCTTCTTAGGAGGAATAGATGAAGAGGGGAACAGTGATGGTAGCACACGTAGGATCCCGAGAGCCTGTTCAACTGTTGAGGaaaatatttattacttttacactTAGATAACACAAGGTCAAATCTGATCAACGGTCAACAACAGATATGCTTTAAAATACAGAAACATTAAACAAACGATGGGATAGACACCACAGATGAAAAAGGAGGAAGACAAGACACTAGCACGTTGACAATTAACATGCTCTAATGTCCACCCTGACCACTAATAACATCAAAACATCATTGCTTACCTTTGTCCATTCCCATTGGGGGTTTCAGCATCTTTTTCCATGCACCAAAAAACTGCACCTTCTGGCAGAAGTTGTCCCATCTTCCCCTCAGTTCATCAATGTAGTGGCTGTTATCCTTGTCCAGAATGCGTCGAAGCTCCCCCATCACCTATCCAATATACAAATACAGACATTTGACTGCATTAGGTAGGAGAAGGAAATTGGTATATAAGACATTGTTCTGTGTGGTACCATGTTCTGAATTATGCTCAGTCAATAATGACTTACATGGCCAATGTCCTTGAAACAAGGATACGCCTCTAGAATTTTCTCATATCTGTCCTCCTCGCGAACAGAATCGGAATCTATGAATGCTCTTCTGGCTGCAAATTCTAAATCCAGGAGCTGAGAGACAGACTCATGGTTTGGATTTTTCTTTTTACACAAAGCCTGTAGGGTTCTATAGTGCTTGGCCATAGTTGCTGGACTGTCAGTGTCTGGAGTGTCAATGTCTGTGGGTTTGTTAgctaaaagacacaaacatacataaCTGAATACATGACATTAATTGATGAATGAATGAGTTATTCTTATAGGAAGTAGGCAGTAGTAGTAATTAGTTTGAATGCGTCTAGTCTCTATTTTGACACAAGTCACAAAAGAATGCATGTACCATGCACATATATGCCAATATCACATTGACTGACACTTGGTAAATCTTATTTTATGAGAGCAAGGaaaacaaaatgttgaaaatgtgacATATCAAGAACTAGTTCCATaagtattttatattgttttaaagatCCAATAATGTGGGTTTATTAGACTTGTGAACATCAGAAGTGTAAATGAAATATAAACACCACACCATGGTAAATTTGTAAATGCAAAGTTGGAACTCACGTCTTCCGTTGCTGCCCGAGTCTGGGGTGCTACTCCCTTGTGAAGAGCAATCTTGATTGCTACTCCCTTGTGAGGAGCAATCTAGAATGATTGTCGAGTCACTTGAATCAAATTCATCTGGGTCACCTGGCTGCTCAAGACGGCGCCTCTTCGAATGTCTCCCATCTGGAATGGTCTTTTGGGGGGATCTCACGTTTTGCAATCTTTTGAATAGCTGTGAGTACACAGTAACCTGTGAcaagacaatttaaataaatgtttcaaatatcAAACAAATGCTATTAACAAAAGCCAATATGAAACACTTGGGTCATCAACTGGCTGCATTTCACTTACCCAGGTATTCTTGTTGTTCAAGTCTCGGTCCTGCAGCATGGGGTAGTACAGGACTATTCTCTTTGCCATAGCTGTAATTTCTGGTTTTGACGGGTATCTGTCTCCATCCCCCGTTGCCCTCAGGATTGCGATCATACTGGTCATTGTGTTTCGGATGAGCCGGCATCTGAGGTCCTTCGACATTTGGCAGTTGCGCTCTTCACCTTTCTTCGCCAACTCAAAGTATTGTTTTCGGACTTGCTCTAGTTCGGTGTCAGTGTGCAATACATATTCTGGGAATGATAACTTCACAACCTTTTCAGGTGTTGTGTACTTTGCAGGACATCTTTTCACAGGAGTGGATGTCTGCGGTGGGGGTGACTCATTAATAGGAGTGGAACTGCCCATTGATTTTGAGTCTTCTCGGCCAGATTCCTGTAAAATAAAAGATAATGAACTACTTGTAAAagcaacatttcatttttactgtgttACCACAAATTGCAATGCAGCATTGACAACATTTCACAACTATGCAATCTGTTTCATTTTGGAGGTTAAATCTCTTGCATAAACTAACTGAATACCTATCAATGAATCTCTAAATCAGTATTTATTTCTTGAAAGAGAAATCATTGTTCATAACAATTTTATACATGTTGAACAATCTCATAAAACTGCAGCATCACAAAAGCATGAAAAATAGTATGCACACACACCAAATTCACGACCATGTTTATATGGTGTGCTGTTATGACAGACATGCATTGTCATGGTGCACGCCGCCGGTGAAATTTGAGGGTAATGGTGAGGCTATTCAAAATTTGCAAGAATATTAAGTAATATTAAGTTTAATAATGTTAAGCTatataaacactgaaacactCAATAACAACCTACTGTAATGGGAAATGAGACATAAAAAGGGCATTGCAGGAGTTtgttgtgtgcatgcatgtgcacTTCCAGTAGCCTCTGTGCACTCTAGTAATTAAGAACGTAGCACTACAATGACGCTCCACTTCATGGAGCCTACCAGTTATTGACTGGAATACATCAAATATGGTGGAGGATATAACAAATCTGGATTTATGAAAAAGGAATTATGCAAGTCAGTTCCATTACAGAAACCTAAAGCAAATAGAGTTCAGTGACTACAGCAACATCTGTATCCGTTTAGTCACAAAAATGATCTGTATATGTAATGAGAATGGTTTAGACCGGAATTGGGCATGTCTACCACCACAACTCTGGCAATATATCCCTGAAGTGGTgctttttaaaaactaaaaaattataGAGGAACACCATTAGGCTACTACAGCTAGAGGATACATGGTGTAAGGAAATAATAACAATACTGACTGATAAAGGTTTGTGTTAATATTCTCCTTTTAGtgatataataaatcaataaggGAAGGTTTGGTCACTATCTTATGGTGTTACagcctaaaaaataattactaaacaaacagaaaaggaataaactaaatcaacaaaacatgtaAATCTAAACATGATGTAACAATTGAACACACCTGTAGGTTACCATGCCTGTTCCAAAACCACTTTGCTAGTTAATGCCGTGTCACTGAGAAACTGACCTCCTCCGAAACGCCATGACAAGCACACCAGACTGCTTTTCTCCGTAAGAAGTTTTCTGGGCCTGGGAAAAGATCCCGCAAGTCTTCACGAGACAGGGtgctcatcatttcctcactgaTGTTTGCAGCTGTGACATATTGGAAGACATACATGGCAAGATGAATTAGTGCCCTAGAACAGCCAAACTGCATGAAACTAGTAAAAGTTTTCACTTCATTCAGAATAGCTAGCTAGTGCTAACTAGTTTAGTGCATTAACCGTAGTTTTAGTATAGAACTGAGTATACCCACCCCCAGTAACTAGGTTTAATTGAAACAAGTATCTGCGCGCCAAATGTCGAACGCGGTATCTACgtttatatatgatatatatcgTATGTATGACAATAACTAAGTTTACAAATAATATTTGACTACATTACCTCTTAAAATCGACACCGCGGCGTCATCCAGTTCGTCCATGCTGTTAGCTGTCTTGGCTTGCAAGTTAACTCAGCGAACGTTAGTTCGTCCTCGGCTGCAACAGTATACACAATAAATATACATTGAAACATGAATAACTTAAAAACGTATgcgactacaaaaaaaaaaaaaaaaaaaaaaaaaaaaaaaaaaacatgaaatattgGATAAAACTTACTTGAAACACTAATCCAAATGTCTCGGTAAAGGTAGCTTTCCTGCGCGGTTTCTTCGGCTCACGTTCCTAGTCTGTGATCAGTACTGCGCATGTGCAAATCCCACCAGACGCGGGATGGCTTACTTCTTCGGGTGATTTGACTGTTATCAGGCTATTTCACACATCTGTCCCAAATATATGGGCAAATTTATGaggaattattatatatatatatatatatatatatatatatatatatatatatatatatatatatatatataacaattgtGTTTAGTTCAACTACATAGTTGCGCATTGCAGATGAATTATTCTGTAAATACAAGCTAGCTAAATAAGAACTTACACCAATTACCCCCACATTTAAAGGTTATAATTTTCTCCCTAGCTGGATGTAACGTGCTGCACTCGGTCTAAACGTTTTGAACTTTGCTCTTCTAAGATGATTTGGCGTTGTTTCATATG from Myxocyprinus asiaticus isolate MX2 ecotype Aquarium Trade chromosome 1, UBuf_Myxa_2, whole genome shotgun sequence carries:
- the LOC127441875 gene encoding uncharacterized protein LOC127441875; this translates as MGSSTPINESPPPQTSTPVKRCPAKYTTPEKVVKLSFPEYVLHTDTELEQVRKQYFELAKKGEERNCQMSKDLRCRLIRNTMTSMIAILRATGDGDRYPSKPEITAMAKRIVLYYPMLQDRDLNNKNTWVTVYSQLFKRLQNVRSPQKTIPDGRHSKRRRLEQPGDPDEFDSSDSTIILDCSSQGSSNQDCSSQGSSTPDSGSNGRPNKPTDIDTPDTDSPATMAKHYRTLQALCKKKNPNHESVSQLLDLEFAARRAFIDSDSVREEDRYEKILEAYPCFKDIGHVMGELRRILDKDNSHYIDELRGRWDNFCQKVQFFGAWKKMLKPPMGMDKVEQALGILRVLPSLFPSSSIPPKKIRDASEALVHVLEENEEPNAYLKKRPLSCPVLIVSSSNCLLAVGDVPITTFPKDKVTEGALYLMAYYYALHLTYPKCVATLLSVIQTEVLLDTIHEQDLTPSFKKGMADWKAFVGK